Proteins encoded by one window of Panicum virgatum strain AP13 chromosome 7N, P.virgatum_v5, whole genome shotgun sequence:
- the LOC120683057 gene encoding uncharacterized protein LOC120683057 — protein sequence MASIIIIAVVFVLDVLAFVLAIGAERRRSYVTYVNVDTYGRAYCVYSSDASTAYGVSALLLLLAGQAVAMVATRCFCCGRALSPGRWRAWSGICFVVCCITFVIAELCLLAGSVRNAYHTKYIPRPSDSPPSCAMLRKGVFAAGAAFTFLTALFTELHYLFYARSRAAADSPPPIVGGIGMTRM from the exons ATGGcgtccatcatcatcatcgccgTGGTGTTCGTCCTGGACGTCCTCGCCTTCGTCCTCGCCATCGGCGCCGAGCGCCGACGGAGCTAC gtgaCCTACGTGAACGTGGACACCTACGGGCGGGCCTACTGCGTGTACAGCTCCGACGCGTCCACGGCGTACGGCGTcagcgcgctgctgctgctgctcgccggccAGGCGGTCGCCATGGTCGCCACCCGATGCTTCTGCTGCGGCCGCGCGCTCTCGCCGGGCCGCTGGCGGGCATGGTCCGGCATCTGCTTCGTCGTCTGCTG CATCACCTTCGTGATCGCGGAGCTGTGCCTGCTGGCGGGTTCGGTCCGGAACGCGTACCACACCAAGTACATCCCACGGCCGAGCGACAGCCCGCCGTCGTGCGCGATGCTCCGCAAGGgcgtcttcgccgccggcgccgccttcaCCTTCCTCACCGCGCTCTTCACCGAGCTGCACTACCTCTTCTACGCCaggtcgcgcgccgccgccgactcgccgccgcccatcgtCGGCGGCATCGGCATGACCCGCATGTGA
- the LOC120681392 gene encoding uncharacterized protein LOC120681392: MTSRQRKRERREVYSVTKATPSYLGWSENTIYFGRKDNPHYVPNPGQYPLIEVLTFEVVGFRGAYDAILGRPYYTKFMAISNYTYLKMKMPGPKGVVTVGSSFEHAYECDVECIEHAEALALDEDLTAQLQGMAEEAMGSKQQHAGNFESAEGTKDVPLDPKTPDGKALKISATLNSK, encoded by the exons atgacctctcggcagcgcaagcgcgagCGTCGAGAAGTCTattccgtcaccaaggccacgccatcctacctcggcTGGTCGGAGAACACCATCTACTTCGGCCGCAAGGACAACCCCCACTACGTCCCGAACCCAGGACAGTATCCACTCATT gaagtgctcacctttgaggtggtagGGTTCCGGGGAGCCTACGACGCCATCCTTGGGCGTCCCTACTacaccaagttcatggcgatctcAAACTACACCtatctcaagatgaagatgccgggCCCGAAAGGTGTCGTCACCgtcggctcctcgttcgagcatgcctatgagtgcgacgtcgagtgcatcGAGCACGCCGAGGCTCTAGCGCTCGACGAAGACCTCACCGCGCAGCTGCAAGGAATGGCCGAGGAGGCCATGGGCTCCAAGCAGCAGCACGCGGGCAACTTCGAGTCCGCCGAGGGTACCAAGGACGTCCCCCTTGACCCAAAGACCCCCGACGGCAAGGCGCTGAAGATCAGCGCTACCCTcaacagcaaatag